One Falco naumanni isolate bFalNau1 chromosome 13, bFalNau1.pat, whole genome shotgun sequence DNA segment encodes these proteins:
- the LOC121096518 gene encoding thiamine transporter 2-like, whose translation MDCWKGAEGHSWICPTLIICANGFFSTMRPSEAFLTPYLTGPDKNLTIEEVTNQIFPVWTYSYLALLFPVFLVTDYVRYKPVLLLQGISFIVTWLLLLFAHGVVAMQLVEFFYGMVTATEVAYYAYIYSVVSTDRYRRVTSYCRSITLAAATAAAVLGQLLVSLADVSYFHLNAITLASVSLAFVCSFFLPMPQKSMFFHRKDVSQTPPGADQAAAAPDPPRPSRCQEDESSAPAARGPAPERQDDTPSPQQHVLRVLVQLSTDLRDCYSSRKLLYWSLWWALATAGFNQVLNYIQVLWDFRAPSHSSAVYNGAVEALATFLSSATSMAVGYVKVNWDLSGELALGIFSAVDAGSLFLMHFTDNIWACYAGYLVFKACYMLLITIATFQIAVTLSMERYALIFGFNNFVALVIQTILTVVVVDSKGLGLSISTQFLIYGSYFTFIAGIFLIRSVYTILSIKCGNTRVAGESVDR comes from the exons ATGGATTGCTGGAAGGGAGCTGAAGGCCACAGCTGGATTTGTCCCACGCTGATCATCTGTGCAAATGGATTTTTCTCCACAATGAGGCCATCAGAAGCTTTTCTCACTCCTTATCTAACTGGACCAGACAAAAACCTAACAATTGAAGAG GTTACCAACCAGATTTTCCCAGTCTGGACATACTCCTACCTTGCGCTCCTTTTCCCAGTCTTCCTGGTTACGGACTACGTGCGCTACAAGcccgtcctcctcctccagggCATCAGCTTCATCGTCACGTGGCTCTTGCTCCTCTTCGCACACGGAGTGGTGGCCATGCAGCTGGTGGAATTCTTCTACGGGATGGTAACAGCCACCGAGGTCGCCTATTACGCCTACATCTACAGCGTCGTCAGCACCGATCGCTATCGGAGAGTGACGAGCTATTGCAGAAGTATCACCCTTGCTGCAGCCACCGCTGCTgccgtgctggggcagctgctggttTCCTTGGCAGACGTATCCTACTTCCATCTTAACGCCATTACCTTGGCCTCTGTCTCCCTGGCATTCGTGTGCTCCTTTTTCCTCCCGATGCCTCAGAAGAGCATGTTCTTCCACAGGAAGGACGTCTCCCAAACGCCCCCAGGAGCAGACCAAGCTGCGGCTGCACCCGACCCCCCCAGGCCGTCGCGCTGCCAGGAGGACGAGAGCTCCGCACCCGCTGCCAGGGGACCGGCACCCGAGCGGCAGGATGATAcacccagcccccagcagcacgTGCTGCGGGTACTGGTGCAGCTGAGCACAGACCTGAGGGATTGCTACAGCTCCAGGAAACTGCTGTACTGGTCCCTGTGGTGGGCACTGGCTACGGCCGGCTTTAACCAGGTGCTCAATTACATCCAAGTGCTCTGGGACTTCAGAGCCCCCTCCCACAGCTCTGCGGTGTACAACGGAGCTGTGGAAGCACTGGCAACTTTCCTGA GTTCGGCAACATCCATGGCAGTTGGATATGTCAAAGTAAACTGGGATCTTTCTGGAGAACTGGCTTTGGGGATTTTCTCTGCAGTGGATGCTGGGTCTCTGTTTCTCATGCACTTCACTGACAACATCTGGGCATGCTACGCTGGTTACCTTGTGTTTAAAGCATGTTATATGCTTCTTATAACAATAGCAAC GTTTCAGATTGCCGTCACTCTAAGCATGGAGCGTTATGCTTTGATATTTGGCTTCAACAACTTTGTTGCACTGGTGATTCAGACAATTTTAACAGTTGTTGTAGTAGATTCCAAAGGTCTGGGACTGAGCATCAGCACCCAG TTTCTCATTTATGGCAGCTACTTCACATTCATAGCTGGAATCTTCCTGATCAGAAGCGTATATACCATTCTCTCCATCAAATGTGGAAACACCAGGGTGGCTGGTGAAAGCGTGGATCGTTAA
- the LOC121097077 gene encoding thiamine transporter 2-like, whose translation MGCCKQEKSKTWTFPTLILCLYGFFCMMKPSEPFLTPYLTGPDKNLTTDEVTNQIFPVWTYSYLALLFPVFLVTDYVRYKPVLLLQGISFIVTWLLLLFAHGVVAMQLVEFFYGMVTATEVAYYAYIYSVVSTDRYRRVTSYCRSITLAAATAAAVLGQLLVSLADVSYFHLNAITLASVSLAFVCSFFLPMPQKSMFFHRKDVSQTPPGADQAAAAPDPPRPSRCQEDESSAPAARGPAPERQDDTPSPQQHVLRVLVQLSTDLRDCYSSRKLLYWSLWWALATAGFNQVLNYIQVLWDFRAPSHSSAVYNGAVEALATFLSSVTSFVVQYMKINWDLFGELALGIFSAIDAGSLFLMYFSTNIWACYAGYLVFKACYMFLITIATFQIAVNLSMERYALMFGFNNFVAMVIQTILTVVVVDSRGLGLDIVTQFLIYGSYFAVIDAIFLIRSVYMLVSSKCKKKIARSCREHLNHAAHESTEQIVTGYMTRL comes from the exons ATGGGCTGCTGcaagcaagagaaaagcaaaacctggaCTTTTCCCACCTTGATCCTCTGCCTTTATGGATTCTTCTGCATGATGAAACCATCAGAACCTTTCCTAACACCCTATCTAACAGGACCAGATAAAAACTTGACCACAGATGAG GTTACCAACCAGATTTTCCCAGTCTGGACATACTCCTACCTTGCGCTCCTTTTCCCAGTCTTCCTGGTTACAGACTACGTGCGCTACAAGcccgtcctcctcctccagggCATCAGCTTCATCGTCACGTGGCTCTTGCTCCTCTTCGCACACGGAGTGGTGGCCATGCAGCTGGTGGAATTCTTCTACGGGATGGTAACAGCCACCGAGGTTGCCTATTACGCCTACATCTACAGCGTCGTCAGCACCGATCGCTATCGGAGAGTGACGAGCTATTGCAGAAGTATCACCCTTGCTGCAGCCACCGCTGCTgccgtgctggggcagctgctggttTCCTTGGCAGACGTATCCTACTTCCACCTTAACGCCATTACCTTGGCCTCTGTCTCCCTGGCATTCGTGTGCTCCTTTTTCCTCCCGATGCCTCAGAAGAGCATGTTCTTCCACAGGAAGGACGTCTCCCAAACTCCCCCAGGAGCAGACCAAGCTGCGGCTGCACCCGACCCCCCCAGGCCGTCGCGCTGCCAGGAGGACGAGAGCTCCGCACCCGCTGCCAGGGGACCGGCACCCGAGCGGCAGGATGATAcacccagcccccagcagcacgTGCTGCGGGTACTGGTGCAGCTGAGCACCGACCTGAGGGATTGCTACAGCTCCAGGAAACTGCTGTACTGGTCCCTGTGGTGGGCACTGGCTACGGCTGGCTTTAACCAGGTGCTCAATTACATCCAAGTGCTCTGGGACTTCAGAGCCCCCTCCCACAGCTCTGCGGTGTACAACGGAGCTGTGGAAGCACTGGCAACTTTCCTGA GCTCTGTAACATCTTTTGTAGTACAATATATGAAAATTAACTGGGACCTTTTTGGAGAACTGGCGTTAGGGATCTTCTCTGCCATAGATGCTGGTTCTCTTTTTCTCATGTACTTCAGTACCAACATCTGGGCATGTTACGCTGGCTATCTCGTTTTCAAAGCATGCTATATGTTCCTCATAACGATAGCAAC CTTCCAGATTGCAGTCAATCTGAGCATGGAACGCTACGCCTTGATGTTTGGATTCAACAACTTCGTTGCAATGGTGATTCAGACCATTCTTACGGTTGTCGTTGTGGATTCGAGAGGCCTAGGACTGGACATAGTGACTCAG tttttaatttatggCAGCTACTTTGCAGTCATAGATGCGATTTTCTTGATCAGAAGTGTTTACATGCTTGTCtcaagcaaatgcaaaaagaaaatagcaagaTCCTGCAGAGAGCACCTGAACCATGCTGCACACGAATCAACAGAGCAGATTGTAACTGGCTATATGACACGGCTGTAG